Part of the Candidatus Sulfotelmatobacter sp. genome is shown below.
AGGTTGCAGCCCTCGTCGCGGGATAGGAATTACTTAGGATAACACTGCGGAAGTGCAGTGCGCCTTGGTACTCCGGATGTTCTTTGCAAGCTTGCGATTTCTTGGCGAATTTTGCGGTTAAAGCTTTTGATCGCAAGTTCGCGAAAAAACGCCGCTAAGAACGCGAAGGAGAGCTCTCCCTAGATTTAATGCGAACCCCATTGTGGATCGTCTTCTGGCCTGACGATTTGGCCGTCGCGCATGTGGATGATGCGGTTTCCGTACTTCGCGGCTTCTGGGTTATGCGTAATCATCAGCACGGTCTGACCTAGTTCCTGGTTCGACAGGCGCAACATCCCCAGCACGATGTCGGAATTCTTGGAATCAAGATTGCCCGTGGGTTCGTCAGCCAGTACGATGGCGGGCCGGTTGATGAGGGCGCGCGCCAGGGCCACGCGCTGCTGCTCGCCGCCGGAGAGTTCTGACGGGCGGTGCCCCAGGCGCTTGGTCAGACCCAGCAGGTCGGTGATGCGGTTGAAGTGCCCGGGGTCTGCGTTACCGTTGCCGGAGATTTCCTGCGCAACCTCAATGTTGGAACGGGCGTCGAGGGTGGGCAGCAGATTGAATTTCTGAAAGACGAAGCCGATCTTGCGCTTCCGCATACGGGTTCGT
Proteins encoded:
- a CDS encoding ABC transporter ATP-binding protein — protein: MSPAFIEAKDLRKTYHVGKIEVEALRGISFSIQKGEFVSVVGPSGSGKSTLFYLLGGLTRADGGSVVLDGDDLAKLSDAERTRMRKRKIGFVFQKFNLLPTLDARSNIEVAQEISGNGNADPGHFNRITDLLGLTKRLGHRPSELSGGEQQRVALARALINRPAIVLADEPTGNLDSKNSDIVLGMLRLSNQELGQTVLMITHNPEAAKYGNRIIHMRDGQIVRPEDDPQWGSH